In Streptomyces sp. DG2A-72, one genomic interval encodes:
- a CDS encoding helix-turn-helix transcriptional regulator: MHTAKKPRKVSSWRAVGVLVAHCRKQARLTQEQLAEQANISVDTVRSIEQGRLALQPDRAEQLDQLLGTGGVLAVLVDQMPVREKVVQFAQSLVDQEQEAVGILSYQSLAIPGLLQTRDYCRSVFDYRYPAIGSETAEQWVDARMERQLVLERERPPVCHFIIEESILRRQVGGSEVMREQFRQILEYTEPIHMSFQIMPMDRAPHACLDGPMVLLETPGHELLVYLEVQRASFLVDDPDEVSDYNLQYGMLRSQALSPDESVRLLHGLLGDR, from the coding sequence ATGCACACGGCCAAGAAGCCCAGGAAGGTCAGTTCGTGGCGTGCGGTGGGGGTGCTCGTGGCTCATTGCCGCAAGCAGGCCCGGCTCACCCAGGAGCAGCTCGCCGAGCAGGCGAACATCAGCGTGGACACGGTGAGATCGATCGAGCAGGGGAGGCTGGCGCTCCAGCCGGATCGGGCGGAGCAGCTCGATCAACTGCTGGGTACGGGTGGGGTGTTGGCCGTGCTGGTGGATCAGATGCCGGTGCGGGAGAAGGTGGTGCAGTTCGCGCAGTCGCTGGTGGATCAGGAGCAGGAGGCGGTGGGGATCCTGTCGTACCAGAGCCTGGCGATTCCCGGACTGCTCCAGACCCGCGACTACTGCCGCTCCGTCTTCGACTATCGGTACCCGGCCATCGGCAGTGAGACGGCCGAGCAGTGGGTGGACGCCCGCATGGAGCGGCAGTTGGTCCTGGAGCGAGAGCGGCCTCCCGTGTGCCACTTCATCATCGAGGAGAGCATCCTGCGGCGGCAGGTCGGCGGTTCGGAGGTGATGCGGGAGCAGTTCCGCCAGATCCTGGAGTACACGGAGCCCATCCACATGAGCTTTCAGATCATGCCGATGGATCGGGCGCCGCATGCTTGTCTTGACGGCCCCATGGTGCTGCTTGAGACACCCGGGCACGAACTGCTTGTCTATCTGGAAGTCCAGCGCGCCAGCTTTCTCGTCGATGACCCGGATGAAGTCAGCGACTACAACCTCCAGTATGGAATGCTGCGGTCACAGGCCCTCTCGCCGGATGAGAGCGTGCGCCTCTTGCACGGATTGCTAGGAGACCGATGA
- a CDS encoding ATP-binding protein: MAVARDLTRITLTEWGVTHRHEDVLLCVSELATNALLHGVPPNRCFRLGLNLTTDGVLRVEIHDSGPGEVRTPDADPESEHGRGLLLVAALADKWGVGERDPGKVVWCEFRVARCLDGSLGHQFTHAVR; this comes from the coding sequence GTGGCCGTCGCCCGAGACCTCACCCGCATCACCCTCACGGAGTGGGGAGTGACCCACCGCCACGAAGACGTACTGCTCTGCGTGAGCGAACTCGCCACCAACGCCCTCCTGCACGGCGTCCCGCCGAACCGCTGCTTCCGCCTCGGTCTGAACCTCACCACCGACGGTGTCCTCCGCGTGGAGATCCACGACAGCGGCCCTGGCGAGGTCCGCACCCCGGACGCCGACCCCGAGTCGGAACACGGCCGCGGCCTGCTGTTGGTGGCCGCGCTGGCCGACAAGTGGGGCGTGGGGGAGCGGGATCCGGGCAAAGTCGTCTGGTGCGAGTTCAGGGTTGCCAGGTGCCTTGACGGCTCTCTGGGGCACCAGTTCACTCACGCCGTGAGGTAA
- a CDS encoding glycoside hydrolase family 3 N-terminal domain-containing protein, with protein sequence MRRTALLVSAALLTGLLPLTAASAAAGADEPAPVPVDRFEGEVPFASPPAEGLFTWGSDTDDPPTLQLSPRPDAPEGEKVLSGTYDISGYGGFTHSFAFDEPARDWSASKGIRFWWDGRNNGKKIAFELKDGGANGETSELWTTSFTDDFSGWKQIEIPFTDFTYRTDYQPVGGIDQVLGLTEMWGYAVTLPVGVKGDFAMDGIELFGKADQSLRASVTTGAAVYPVKEGGTAGVKISVVTTGSAPIDEPVTVAYETAGGTADPGKDYTSVTGTITFPAGTASGTTRTVQVPTLKDRSAESAETVPLKLTVTDAKAPAETAQVVVDAHGLPYLDSRLPLKKRVADLLSRMTLAEKAGQMTQAERGALTAPGDIATYDLGSLLSGGGSTPTPNTPEAWARMIDGFQLRAQATRFQIPLIYGVDAVHGHNNLVGATIMPHNIGIGASRDPRLAHKAGAVTAAEVRATGIPWDFAPCLCVTRDERWGRSYESFGEDPALVESMETVIQGLQGRADGRDLDRNDKVLATAKHFVGDGGTEYGSSTTGTYTIDQGVTKVTERELEAVHLAPYQDAVDRGVGTVMPSFSSLDLLGDDEGPVKMHASADMINGVLKDRMGFDGFVISDWQAIDQIPGDYPSDVRTSVNAGLDMIMVPYAYKDFHTTLVDEVEAGRISEKRIDDAVSRILTQKFRLGLFEQPYADTSGASKIGSAGHRAVARQAAAESQVLLKNAGSVLPLKKSQKVYVAGSNADDIGNQTGGWTVTWQGSSGDITEGTTILEGMRKNSAQLTYSKDASAPTTGHDVGVVVVGETPYAEGVGDVGNGHDLELTDADKAAVDKVCAAMKCAVLIVSGRPQLIGDRLGDIDALVASWLPGTEGDGVADVLYGRRPFTGQLPVTWPKSQAQLPINVGDSAYDPQFPYGWGLTTLTKVPQGGATTLKALGIAAAAAERAGADEAGRALVTKARLIVQQKAITPASAKPFAEADRLLTRGRYGTAVEKLTAAYRAG encoded by the coding sequence ATGCGAAGAACCGCCCTGCTCGTCTCCGCCGCCCTGCTGACCGGATTGCTGCCGCTGACCGCCGCGAGTGCGGCTGCCGGCGCCGATGAGCCCGCGCCCGTCCCCGTCGACCGCTTCGAGGGCGAGGTCCCCTTCGCGAGCCCGCCCGCCGAGGGCCTCTTCACCTGGGGCAGCGACACCGACGACCCGCCCACCCTCCAGCTCAGCCCAAGACCAGACGCCCCCGAGGGCGAGAAGGTCCTGTCCGGTACCTACGACATCAGCGGCTACGGCGGCTTCACCCACAGCTTCGCCTTCGACGAGCCCGCCCGCGACTGGTCGGCCAGTAAAGGCATCCGCTTCTGGTGGGACGGCCGGAACAACGGCAAGAAGATCGCCTTCGAGCTCAAGGACGGCGGCGCCAACGGCGAGACCTCCGAGCTGTGGACGACCTCTTTCACCGATGACTTCAGTGGCTGGAAACAGATCGAGATCCCCTTCACCGACTTCACGTATCGCACGGACTACCAGCCCGTCGGCGGCATCGACCAGGTCCTCGGCCTCACCGAGATGTGGGGATACGCCGTCACGCTCCCGGTCGGCGTCAAGGGCGACTTCGCCATGGACGGCATAGAGCTCTTCGGCAAGGCGGACCAGTCGCTGCGCGCGTCCGTCACGACCGGCGCCGCCGTGTACCCGGTGAAGGAGGGCGGCACGGCGGGCGTGAAGATCTCCGTCGTCACCACCGGGTCCGCTCCGATCGACGAGCCCGTGACGGTCGCCTACGAGACAGCGGGCGGCACCGCCGACCCCGGCAAGGACTACACCTCGGTCACCGGCACGATCACCTTCCCCGCCGGCACGGCCTCCGGCACGACCCGCACCGTCCAGGTCCCCACCCTCAAGGACAGGTCCGCCGAGTCCGCGGAGACGGTCCCGCTGAAGCTGACGGTCACCGATGCCAAGGCCCCGGCAGAAACCGCGCAGGTCGTCGTCGACGCGCACGGTCTGCCGTACCTCGACAGCAGGTTGCCGCTGAAGAAGCGCGTCGCCGACCTCCTGTCCCGGATGACCCTCGCGGAGAAGGCCGGTCAGATGACCCAGGCCGAACGCGGAGCACTCACCGCGCCGGGTGACATCGCGACGTACGACCTCGGCTCGCTGCTCTCCGGCGGCGGCTCGACGCCGACGCCCAACACCCCCGAGGCCTGGGCGAGGATGATCGACGGCTTCCAGCTCCGGGCGCAGGCGACCCGCTTCCAGATCCCGCTGATCTACGGCGTCGACGCGGTGCACGGCCACAACAACCTGGTCGGCGCGACGATCATGCCGCACAACATCGGTATCGGAGCGAGCCGCGATCCCCGACTCGCCCACAAGGCGGGCGCGGTGACCGCCGCCGAGGTCCGGGCCACCGGCATCCCGTGGGACTTCGCCCCCTGCCTGTGCGTCACCCGCGACGAACGCTGGGGCCGCTCCTACGAGTCCTTCGGCGAGGACCCCGCCCTCGTCGAGTCCATGGAGACGGTCATCCAGGGTCTCCAGGGCCGTGCGGACGGACGGGACCTGGACCGGAACGACAAGGTGCTCGCCACCGCCAAGCACTTCGTCGGCGACGGCGGCACCGAGTACGGCTCCTCCACCACCGGCACCTACACCATCGACCAGGGCGTCACCAAGGTCACCGAGCGGGAGCTGGAGGCCGTCCATCTCGCGCCGTACCAGGACGCGGTGGACCGGGGCGTCGGCACGGTCATGCCGTCGTTCTCCTCCCTCGACCTCCTCGGCGACGACGAGGGCCCGGTGAAGATGCACGCGAGCGCCGACATGATCAACGGCGTGCTCAAGGACCGGATGGGCTTCGACGGCTTCGTGATCAGCGACTGGCAGGCCATCGACCAGATCCCGGGCGACTACCCGTCCGACGTCCGTACGTCGGTCAACGCGGGCCTCGACATGATCATGGTCCCGTACGCGTACAAGGACTTCCACACCACGCTGGTCGACGAGGTCGAGGCGGGGCGCATCAGCGAGAAGCGGATCGACGACGCCGTCTCCCGCATCCTCACGCAGAAGTTCCGGCTGGGGCTCTTCGAACAGCCGTACGCCGACACCAGCGGCGCCTCCAAGATCGGTTCCGCCGGTCACCGGGCCGTGGCGCGCCAGGCGGCGGCCGAGTCGCAGGTGCTGCTGAAGAACGCCGGCTCCGTCCTGCCGCTGAAGAAGTCGCAGAAGGTGTACGTCGCCGGGTCCAACGCCGACGACATCGGCAACCAGACCGGCGGCTGGACGGTCACCTGGCAGGGCTCGTCCGGGGACATCACCGAGGGCACCACGATCCTGGAGGGGATGCGGAAGAACTCCGCGCAGCTGACGTACTCGAAGGACGCGTCGGCGCCGACGACCGGCCACGACGTCGGTGTCGTGGTCGTCGGCGAGACCCCGTACGCCGAGGGCGTCGGTGACGTCGGCAACGGCCACGACCTGGAGCTGACCGACGCCGACAAGGCAGCCGTGGACAAGGTGTGCGCGGCGATGAAGTGCGCGGTGCTGATCGTCTCCGGGCGCCCGCAGCTGATCGGCGACCGGCTCGGCGACATCGACGCGCTGGTGGCGTCCTGGCTGCCGGGCACGGAGGGCGACGGAGTGGCGGACGTGCTGTACGGCAGGCGGCCGTTCACCGGACAGCTTCCCGTGACCTGGCCGAAGTCGCAGGCGCAGCTGCCGATCAACGTCGGCGACTCGGCGTACGACCCGCAGTTCCCGTACGGCTGGGGCCTGACCACGCTGACGAAGGTCCCGCAGGGCGGGGCGACCACGCTGAAGGCGCTCGGGATCGCGGCGGCGGCGGCCGAGCGGGCCGGGGCGGACGAGGCGGGTCGTGCGCTGGTCACGAAGGCGAGGCTGATCGTCCAGCAAAAGGCGATCACGCCGGCCTCCGCCAAGCCCTTCGCCGAGGCGGACCGGCTGCTGACGCGGGGGCGGTACGGGACGGCGGTGGAGAAGCTGACCGCGGCCTACCGGGCGGGCTGA
- a CDS encoding serine protease: protein MKTLLKTLKRCAVAGAAVLAVVSLQPVSAAQAAPAPVVGGTRAAQGEFPFMVRLSMGCGGALYTQQIVLTAAHCVGSTGRNTSITATAGVVDLQSTSGRVQVRSTYVYRAPGYNGTGKDWALIKLAQPINLPTLKIATTNQYNTGTFTVAGWGAASEGGGQQRYMLKATVPFVSDATCRTYSGYSGLVANEEICAGFASGGVDTCQGDSGGPMFRRDASNAWIQVGIVSWGIGCARPNAPGVYTEVSTFASAIASAASSL, encoded by the coding sequence TTGAAGACTCTCCTCAAAACCCTCAAGAGATGCGCGGTCGCCGGTGCGGCCGTGCTCGCGGTCGTCAGCCTTCAGCCCGTGTCCGCGGCGCAGGCCGCGCCCGCGCCCGTCGTCGGCGGAACCCGCGCCGCGCAGGGCGAGTTCCCGTTCATGGTCCGGCTCTCCATGGGCTGTGGCGGCGCGCTCTACACGCAGCAGATCGTGCTCACCGCCGCGCACTGCGTGGGCTCCACCGGTCGCAACACCAGCATCACCGCCACCGCCGGTGTCGTGGACCTCCAGTCCACCTCCGGCCGCGTCCAGGTCCGCTCGACATACGTCTACCGGGCACCCGGCTACAACGGCACCGGCAAGGACTGGGCCCTCATCAAGCTCGCCCAGCCGATCAACCTGCCCACGCTGAAGATCGCCACGACCAACCAGTACAACACCGGCACCTTCACCGTCGCCGGCTGGGGCGCCGCCAGCGAGGGCGGCGGCCAGCAGCGGTACATGCTCAAGGCGACCGTGCCGTTCGTCAGTGACGCCACCTGCCGTACCTACAGCGGCTACAGCGGCCTCGTCGCGAACGAGGAGATCTGCGCCGGCTTTGCCTCCGGCGGCGTCGACACCTGCCAGGGCGACTCCGGCGGCCCCATGTTCCGCCGTGACGCGTCCAACGCGTGGATCCAGGTCGGCATAGTCAGCTGGGGCATCGGGTGCGCCCGCCCGAACGCGCCGGGTGTCTACACCGAGGTCTCCACTTTCGCCTCCGCGATCGCTTCGGCCGCGTCCTCGCTCTGA
- a CDS encoding Cmx/CmrA family chloramphenicol efflux MFS transporter: protein MPFALLLLGVAVFAQGTSEFMLSGLVPDIARDLHVSVPAAGALTSAFAVGMVVGAPLMAGLGRRWSRRGALLGFLGTFLVVHVVGAVTDSFGVLLATRVVAALANAGFLAVALVAAVDMVEPDAKGRATSTLLGGVTLACVIGVPAGALLGQLWGWRSAFWAVALLSVPALAAVARSVPAGAADVTRPSLRLEMRTLRRPRLLVTLLLGALVNGATFCSFTYLAPLVTHVTGLPGGSVPVVLALFGLGSFVGVSVGGRLADRRPALVLGAGGVALGVGWGAFALGAGNPGAVLGLVLVQGALAFGVGSTLISRALYAASGAPTLAGGFATAAFNVGAALGPWLGGTAIGSGLGYRSPLWISAALVAVALIVAVAIRPRRN from the coding sequence ATGCCGTTCGCTCTTCTTCTGCTGGGCGTTGCCGTCTTCGCCCAGGGGACCTCTGAATTCATGCTGTCCGGACTGGTGCCGGACATCGCCCGGGATCTGCACGTCTCCGTCCCCGCCGCGGGTGCGCTGACCTCGGCTTTCGCCGTGGGGATGGTCGTCGGCGCGCCCTTGATGGCCGGGCTCGGCCGACGCTGGTCGCGGCGGGGAGCGCTGCTGGGATTTCTGGGCACCTTTCTCGTCGTCCATGTCGTCGGTGCGGTCACCGACAGTTTCGGCGTGCTCCTCGCCACACGGGTCGTGGCCGCGCTCGCGAACGCCGGGTTCCTGGCCGTGGCCCTGGTGGCCGCCGTCGACATGGTGGAGCCCGATGCCAAGGGGCGGGCCACGTCCACGCTGCTGGGCGGGGTCACCCTCGCCTGTGTGATCGGGGTGCCGGCGGGTGCGTTGCTCGGTCAGCTGTGGGGCTGGCGTTCGGCGTTCTGGGCGGTGGCCCTGCTGTCGGTGCCGGCGCTGGCGGCGGTCGCGAGGTCGGTGCCGGCCGGGGCCGCCGATGTCACGCGTCCCTCGCTACGCCTGGAAATGCGCACGCTGCGCCGTCCCCGGCTCCTGGTCACGCTGCTGCTGGGCGCCCTGGTGAACGGCGCGACCTTCTGTTCGTTCACCTATCTCGCGCCTCTGGTCACCCACGTCACCGGGCTGCCGGGCGGCTCGGTGCCCGTCGTGCTCGCGCTGTTCGGCCTGGGCTCGTTCGTCGGGGTGAGCGTCGGCGGGCGGCTCGCGGACCGGCGGCCCGCTCTGGTGCTGGGGGCGGGCGGTGTCGCGTTGGGCGTCGGATGGGGTGCGTTCGCGCTCGGGGCCGGGAACCCGGGCGCGGTGCTCGGCCTTGTCCTCGTGCAGGGCGCGCTCGCCTTCGGTGTCGGGTCCACCCTCATCTCCCGGGCGCTCTATGCCGCGTCCGGCGCGCCCACGCTCGCGGGCGGTTTCGCCACGGCGGCGTTCAACGTCGGTGCCGCCCTGGGCCCTTGGCTCGGCGGTACGGCGATCGGCTCCGGGCTCGGCTACCGGTCGCCCCTGTGGATCAGCGCGGCCCTGGTGGCGGTCGCGCTGATCGTGGCCGTCGCGATCAGGCCACGGAGGAACTAG
- a CDS encoding YceI family protein: MGIFGRKEDTTETASETAAAAPDLAALTGDYTIDPAHSSIGFVARHAMVTNVKGKFLDFTGSLHLDGTDPAQSTASIDVKMDSVDTGSADRDGHLKGSDFFKIEEFPTMTFRSTKAEALGDDDYRITGDLSILGVTKPLTIDLEFNGAAKDPFGNERVGFEGKAEIKRSEWGLTWNAALETGGVLVSDKIKLNFDISAIKNA, from the coding sequence ATGGGCATCTTCGGCCGCAAGGAAGACACCACCGAGACCGCCTCCGAGACCGCCGCGGCGGCCCCCGACCTGGCCGCCCTGACCGGCGACTACACCATCGACCCGGCACATTCCTCGATCGGGTTCGTCGCCCGCCACGCCATGGTCACGAACGTCAAGGGCAAATTCCTCGACTTCACCGGCTCGCTGCACCTGGACGGCACCGACCCGGCGCAGTCCACGGCCTCCATCGACGTCAAGATGGACAGCGTCGACACGGGTTCCGCGGACCGTGACGGGCATCTGAAGGGCTCCGACTTCTTCAAGATCGAGGAGTTCCCGACGATGACCTTCCGCTCCACCAAGGCGGAGGCCCTCGGCGACGACGACTACCGGATCACCGGCGACCTGAGCATCCTCGGCGTCACCAAGCCGCTCACCATCGACCTGGAGTTCAACGGCGCCGCGAAGGACCCCTTCGGCAACGAGCGCGTCGGCTTCGAGGGCAAGGCGGAGATCAAGCGCTCCGAGTGGGGCCTGACCTGGAACGCGGCGCTGGAGACCGGCGGTGTCCTGGTCTCCGACAAGATCAAGCTGAACTTCGACATCTCGGCGATCAAGAACGCGTGA
- a CDS encoding acyl-CoA carboxylase subunit beta produces MTVLDEAPGESTSEPTDARGRVAELHEIRAQAVAGPSEKATSAQHAKGKLTARERIELLLDAGSFREVEQLRRHRATGFGLEGKKPYTDGVITGWGTVEGRTVFVYAHDFRIFGGALGEAHATKIHKIMDMAIAAGAPLVSLNDGAGARIQEGVSALAGYGGIFQRNTKASGVIPQISVMLGPCAGGAAYSPALTDFVFMVRETSQMFITGPDVVKAVTGEEITQNGLGGADVHAETSGVCHFAYDDEETCLAEVRYLLSMLPQNNRENPPRVDSTDAPDRRSDVLLDLVPADGNRPYDMAKVIEEIVDDGDFLEVHERWARNIICALARLDGQVVGIIANQPQTLAGVLDIEASEKAARFVQMCDAFNIPIVTFLDVPGFLPGVDQEHGGIIRHGAKLLYAYCNATVPRISLILRKAYGGAYIVMDSQSIGADLTYAWPTNEIAVMGAEGAANVIFRRQIADSPDPEAMRARMVKEYKSELMHPYYAAERGLVDDVIDPAETREVLIKSLAMLHTKHADLPSRKHGNPPQ; encoded by the coding sequence ATGACCGTTTTGGATGAGGCGCCGGGTGAGTCCACGAGCGAGCCGACCGACGCCCGCGGGCGTGTGGCCGAGCTGCACGAGATCCGGGCGCAGGCGGTGGCCGGGCCGAGCGAGAAGGCGACCTCGGCGCAGCACGCCAAGGGCAAGCTGACCGCCCGGGAGCGGATCGAGCTGCTGCTGGACGCGGGTTCCTTCCGGGAGGTCGAGCAACTGCGCCGGCACCGGGCGACCGGCTTCGGTCTGGAGGGCAAGAAGCCCTACACCGACGGTGTCATCACCGGCTGGGGCACGGTCGAGGGCCGCACGGTCTTCGTCTACGCCCACGACTTCCGCATCTTCGGCGGCGCGCTGGGCGAGGCCCACGCCACGAAGATCCACAAGATCATGGACATGGCCATCGCGGCCGGGGCGCCGCTGGTGTCGCTGAACGACGGCGCGGGGGCCCGTATCCAGGAGGGTGTCAGCGCGCTTGCCGGGTACGGCGGCATCTTCCAGCGCAACACCAAGGCGTCCGGGGTGATCCCGCAGATCTCCGTGATGCTGGGCCCGTGCGCGGGCGGCGCGGCCTACAGCCCCGCGCTCACGGACTTCGTGTTCATGGTCCGCGAGACCTCCCAGATGTTCATCACCGGCCCGGACGTGGTCAAGGCGGTCACGGGCGAGGAGATCACGCAGAACGGCCTCGGTGGCGCGGACGTACACGCGGAGACCTCCGGCGTGTGCCACTTCGCCTACGACGACGAGGAGACCTGCCTCGCCGAGGTGCGCTACCTGCTGTCGATGCTCCCGCAGAACAACCGCGAGAACCCGCCCCGGGTGGACTCCACGGACGCCCCGGACCGCCGCAGCGACGTGCTCCTTGACCTGGTCCCGGCGGACGGGAACCGGCCGTACGACATGGCGAAGGTGATCGAGGAGATCGTCGACGACGGCGACTTCCTCGAGGTCCACGAGCGCTGGGCCCGCAACATCATCTGCGCGCTGGCCCGGCTCGACGGCCAGGTGGTCGGCATCATCGCCAACCAGCCGCAGACGCTCGCCGGGGTCCTCGACATCGAGGCCTCGGAAAAAGCTGCGCGCTTTGTCCAGATGTGTGACGCTTTTAACATTCCGATCGTCACTTTCCTGGACGTCCCGGGGTTCCTCCCCGGTGTCGACCAGGAACACGGCGGGATCATCCGGCACGGAGCGAAGCTGCTCTACGCCTACTGCAACGCGACCGTGCCGCGGATCTCGCTGATCCTGCGCAAGGCCTACGGAGGTGCGTACATCGTCATGGACAGCCAGTCCATCGGTGCCGACCTGACGTACGCCTGGCCGACGAACGAGATCGCGGTGATGGGCGCGGAAGGCGCGGCCAACGTCATCTTCCGCCGGCAGATCGCCGATTCCCCGGACCCCGAGGCGATGCGGGCGCGGATGGTCAAGGAGTACAAGTCCGAGCTGATGCACCCGTATTACGCGGCCGAGCGCGGTCTGGTCGACGACGTGATCGACCCGGCGGAAACCCGCGAGGTCCTGATCAAGTCCCTGGCGATGCTGCACACCAAGCACGCAGACCTGCCCTCCCGCAAGCACGGCAACCCTCCGCAGTAA
- a CDS encoding acyl-CoA carboxylase subunit epsilon → MNTPDIRVEKGHAEPEEVAAITAILLARAAAQPPTEPTHRGRAKAGWRRLEREPGFRAPHSWHG, encoded by the coding sequence ATGAACACCCCTGACATCCGCGTCGAGAAGGGCCACGCCGAGCCCGAGGAAGTCGCCGCCATCACGGCCATCCTCCTCGCCCGCGCCGCCGCCCAGCCGCCCACCGAGCCGACCCACCGAGGCCGCGCCAAGGCCGGCTGGCGCCGCCTGGAGCGCGAGCCCGGCTTCCGGGCTCCGCACAGCTGGCACGGATAG
- a CDS encoding ATP/GTP-binding protein, translating into MDFASSSGGPSRSTTSAKIVVAGGFGVGKTTFVGAVSEINPLRTEAVMTSASAGIDDLTHTGDKTTTTVAMDFGRITLDQDLILYLFGTPGQDRFWFMWDDLVRGAIGAVVLVDTRRLADCFPAVDYFENSGLPFVIALNGFDGQQPYNPDEVREALQIGPDTPIITTDARHRADAKSTLITLVEHALMARLR; encoded by the coding sequence GTGGACTTCGCAAGCTCTAGCGGAGGGCCTTCCCGCTCCACCACGTCCGCGAAGATCGTGGTGGCTGGCGGCTTCGGCGTGGGCAAGACCACGTTCGTCGGCGCCGTCTCGGAGATCAACCCGCTGCGCACGGAGGCCGTCATGACGTCTGCTTCGGCAGGCATCGACGACCTCACCCACACCGGGGACAAGACGACCACGACGGTCGCCATGGACTTCGGCCGCATCACCCTGGACCAGGACCTCATCCTGTACCTGTTCGGCACCCCCGGTCAGGACCGGTTCTGGTTCATGTGGGACGACCTGGTGCGCGGCGCCATCGGCGCGGTCGTCCTGGTCGACACCCGCCGTCTCGCCGACTGCTTCCCCGCGGTCGACTACTTCGAGAACAGCGGACTCCCGTTCGTCATCGCCCTCAACGGCTTCGACGGACAGCAGCCGTACAATCCGGACGAGGTCCGCGAGGCCCTCCAGATCGGCCCCGACACCCCGATCATCACGACGGACGCCCGTCACCGGGCTGACGCGAAGTCGACGCTGATCACGCTCGTGGAGCACGCACTGATGGCGCGGCTCCGGTAG
- a CDS encoding DUF742 domain-containing protein, translating into MATPPGGSSSGNWSYGPAQGPDDGSANRYNFPSAPSQRRQPYTPQGPQGPGPYDQPHQPRIQPVQPQRRAPEQAPAGASNNPLVRPYAMTGGRTRPRYQLAIEALVHTTAQPHQMQGQLPEHQRICNLCREIKSVAEVSALLTIPLGVARILVADLAEAGLVAIHQPGGDENAGGQPDVTLLERVLSGLRKL; encoded by the coding sequence GTGGCAACACCCCCAGGCGGTTCGTCTTCGGGCAACTGGTCATACGGCCCTGCCCAGGGCCCGGACGACGGGTCGGCGAACCGGTACAACTTCCCCTCCGCACCGAGCCAGCGACGGCAGCCGTACACGCCTCAGGGGCCGCAGGGTCCCGGGCCTTACGACCAGCCGCATCAGCCGCGCATCCAGCCGGTGCAGCCGCAGCGCCGCGCCCCTGAGCAGGCGCCCGCCGGGGCGTCGAACAACCCCCTGGTGCGCCCGTACGCCATGACCGGCGGCCGGACGCGCCCGCGTTACCAGCTCGCCATCGAGGCACTGGTGCACACCACCGCGCAGCCGCATCAGATGCAGGGCCAGCTGCCCGAGCATCAGCGGATCTGCAACCTCTGCCGAGAGATCAAGTCGGTGGCCGAGGTCTCGGCTCTCCTCACGATCCCCCTCGGCGTGGCCAGGATCCTCGTCGCCGACTTGGCGGAGGCGGGCCTGGTCGCCATCCATCAGCCCGGCGGCGACGAGAACGCCGGCGGCCAGCCAGACGTGACACTGCTCGAAAGGGTGCTCAGTGGACTTCGCAAGCTCTAG
- a CDS encoding roadblock/LC7 domain-containing protein, producing MSQAAQNLNWLITNFVDNTPGVSHTVVVSADGLLLAMSEGFPRDRADQLAAVASGLTSLTAGASRIFEGGSVNQTVVEMERGFLFIMSISDGSSLAVLAHPEADIGLVGYEMALLVDRAGTVLTPDLRAELQGSLLN from the coding sequence ATGAGCCAGGCGGCGCAGAACCTGAACTGGTTGATCACCAACTTCGTGGACAACACCCCCGGGGTGTCCCACACGGTGGTGGTCTCCGCCGACGGACTCCTTCTGGCGATGTCCGAAGGCTTTCCGCGCGACCGCGCCGACCAGCTCGCGGCGGTCGCCTCCGGTCTGACCTCACTGACCGCCGGCGCCTCGCGCATCTTCGAGGGCGGCAGTGTGAACCAGACGGTTGTGGAGATGGAGCGGGGATTCCTCTTCATCATGTCCATCTCCGACGGTTCGTCGCTCGCAGTTCTTGCACACCCGGAGGCGGACATCGGCCTCGTCGGGTACGAGATGGCGCTTCTGGTGGACCGTGCCGGTACGGTCCTGACCCCTGATCTGCGTGCGGAGCTCCAAGGGAGCCTTCTCAACTAA